The following proteins come from a genomic window of Brevibacillus antibioticus:
- a CDS encoding ABC transporter permease, with product MKIDVDQLFRKRFQAFSVEFIRYAQYMANGGLAFVGIFLMGLLAFYYRSIIAMIPDWFPLPYAMALVIAIIVVRSPLRTFLLEADLLFLTPHEIRLDRYFRKALVYNFVIQSIMVFVVLLLLMPMYTEVIGAQGVQLWVYWCIPLLLKGWNIYSSWTFLRLPDQKKIGFYTLARFVFSYMLLAWVLSEGQFLRLGNVPLGVLICAALLIWLHSRILTYKKKHSIQWYRLLAIESGLRHRFYQFVNNFRDVPAMQHQVKSRSWLITLTKLLPYRQSTAGRHLFTKKFIRSGDFAGIYLRLILLSGFVVLILPSPYAKIIAGLLFLFMTASQIGTLWRHQQKRNGYSIFPIRDGQLKQSFNWLRMVLLGVHSVVLVLIGIL from the coding sequence GTGAAAATAGACGTAGATCAATTATTTCGCAAACGGTTCCAAGCCTTTTCCGTAGAATTCATTCGATATGCCCAGTACATGGCCAATGGCGGGTTGGCGTTCGTCGGGATCTTTTTAATGGGGTTGCTCGCCTTCTACTACCGCAGCATCATCGCGATGATTCCGGACTGGTTCCCTTTGCCATATGCAATGGCGCTCGTGATTGCAATCATCGTGGTGAGAAGCCCCCTGCGCACGTTTTTGCTGGAAGCAGATTTGCTTTTTTTGACTCCGCATGAAATAAGGCTAGATCGCTATTTCCGCAAGGCACTCGTTTACAATTTTGTCATTCAGAGCATCATGGTGTTTGTCGTCCTGCTGTTGCTCATGCCTATGTATACAGAGGTCATAGGAGCACAAGGCGTGCAGCTGTGGGTTTATTGGTGCATTCCCCTGCTCTTGAAGGGCTGGAATATTTACAGCAGTTGGACGTTCTTACGTTTGCCAGATCAGAAGAAGATCGGATTCTATACACTCGCTCGATTTGTGTTTTCGTATATGCTCCTCGCCTGGGTATTGAGTGAAGGCCAATTCTTGCGCTTGGGTAATGTCCCATTAGGTGTTCTGATCTGCGCTGCGCTCTTGATCTGGCTCCATTCGCGAATCTTGACCTATAAGAAAAAACATTCCATACAATGGTATCGCCTGTTGGCCATCGAAAGCGGCTTGCGTCACCGCTTTTATCAGTTCGTGAACAACTTCAGGGATGTACCTGCCATGCAGCACCAAGTGAAATCACGCTCGTGGCTCATTACCCTGACGAAGCTGCTGCCTTACCGTCAATCAACAGCAGGACGTCATTTGTTTACCAAAAAATTTATTCGCTCTGGTGACTTTGCGGGCATTTATCTCAGACTTATCCTGCTGTCAGGCTTCGTCGTTCTCATATTGCCCAGCCCCTATGCAAAAATCATTGCTGGTCTGCTCTTTCTCTTCATGACTGCCAGCCAGATCGGCACCCTCTGGCGGCACCAGCAAAAGCGCAACGGGTATTCGATCTTTCCGATTCGGGATGGGCAGTTGAAACAGTCATTTAACTGGCTGCGCATGGTGCTATTGGGCGTGCACAGTGTAGTGCTTGTGCTCATTGGAATTTTGTAG
- a CDS encoding ABC transporter ATP-binding protein, which translates to MTTLLEVKGVTGGYSYNHAVIKDVSFHIREKEIVALIGLNGAGKSTTIKHILGLLEPIAGEISIAGKTFQSDPENYRLSYGYIPESPIYYEELTLWEHIELMAMSHGLDQEVFYERARPLLKEFRMEEMKDRFPQQFSKGMRQKLMIMMALLVQPPLYIVDEPILGLDPLGIRSLLTWLNRCKEQGAGILMSTHILATAEKHCDRFIILHKGEIRAQGTLEELRHMTGLPDSSLDDIYLHIVEDDGQ; encoded by the coding sequence ATGACAACCTTGCTGGAGGTAAAAGGGGTAACAGGTGGGTACTCTTACAACCACGCTGTAATCAAAGACGTCTCCTTTCACATACGTGAAAAAGAAATTGTAGCGCTAATCGGGCTGAATGGCGCAGGCAAAAGCACGACAATCAAGCATATTTTAGGACTCCTGGAACCAATCGCAGGTGAAATCAGCATTGCGGGGAAGACCTTTCAATCAGACCCCGAAAACTATCGTTTGTCTTACGGGTATATTCCCGAGTCTCCCATTTATTACGAAGAGCTTACGCTGTGGGAGCATATCGAGTTAATGGCCATGAGCCACGGGCTGGACCAGGAAGTTTTTTATGAACGAGCACGTCCTCTCTTAAAAGAATTCCGCATGGAGGAAATGAAAGATCGATTTCCCCAGCAGTTTTCCAAAGGGATGCGACAAAAGCTCATGATCATGATGGCGTTGCTCGTACAACCGCCTCTGTACATCGTGGATGAACCGATCCTAGGTCTGGACCCTCTGGGAATTCGTTCCCTACTCACGTGGCTGAACCGCTGCAAGGAGCAAGGGGCGGGCATTCTAATGTCCACACATATTTTGGCGACCGCCGAGAAGCATTGTGACCGATTCATCATTTTGCACAAAGGCGAGATTAGAGCCCAAGGAACACTAGAGGAGCTCCGGCATATGACAGGACTCCCAGATAGCTCCTTGGACGACATATACTTGCATATCGTAGAGGATGACGGCCAGTGA